A window of Sphingorhabdus lacus contains these coding sequences:
- a CDS encoding amidohydrolase family protein, with product MNRIFKSALLLGAAFGPGLAFAQTPPAEEKPVKWDVAAPPGLTVRQVQIDTAEGSWMNLDVSPDGKTLAFDLLGDIYTLPVSGGTPTRIAEGLPFETQPRFSPDGRRIAFTSDRGGGDNIWIMNADGSDKRQLTKEDFRLLNQPSWSPDGRFIAAKKHFTTGRSLGTGEVWLYHVSGGAGVQLVKKPNEQHQKELGEPIYAPDGKSIYYTRNITPGPIFQYAQDSNGQIFDIESYDLETGKTETAVAGTGGSVRPTPSPDGTKIAFVRRERTKSKLYVKDMSTGEERKIYDALDQDVQETWAVTGVYPNMDWSPDSKSIYFWAGGKIRKVDWPSGTATEIPFRIADSRDVIDPPRPPIEVAPASFNTSMPRGVMTSPDGRTIVFETMGKLWVKPASGGAPKRLTSATDEMESYPSWSRDGKSIAYVAWTDKGLGDIRTIAASGGAPRKVTTQPGHYARPRFSPDGRTIVFEKQQGGGLTSPARSDQPGIYRVATAGGAVVRVQDGGSAPHYGSSNDRIFYTESGANKRLLVSVNLDGEAKRTHASGELTTLYEVSPDGTNFAFRQNYEAFAMPLMPGTQEVGASPSGGPLPVTRVSNGGADYMHWSNGGATLNWAMGPVVYAAQTSAFFPSAPLAKDAKPTKFEPPKTGISLSMPVKADRPTGLVAFTGARIVTMADKSGGIIDNGVVLVENDRIKAVGKAGEIAIPAGAKTVDVAGKTIIPGLVDAHAHGPHGSDEMTPQQNWVNMLNLAFGVTTRHDPSSSAATVFPALEMQRAGLIIGPRSFSTGEIVYGAKAADVYAEINSLDDALAHVRRLKAQGAHSVKNYNQPRREQRQQVVAAALQENMRSVAEGGSLFGMDMNLVADGNTTLEHNVPLDVFYDDVVQFYSKTKVGYTPTLVVTYGGPAGDPYWRSHTDVFRHPLMAKHYPPAELAANNARRELAPEEDYVDDNNAREAHKLAKAGVPVSIGAHGQEAGIAAHWEIWSFVRGGMSPVEALAAGTIESARSLGYDRDVGSLEAGKLADLVILDGDPTADIRNSEKVAKVMIGGRLFDAATLNEEVTGTRKRLPYYWE from the coding sequence ATGAACCGTATCTTTAAATCAGCCTTGCTGCTGGGCGCCGCCTTTGGTCCGGGCCTCGCCTTTGCGCAGACTCCGCCGGCCGAAGAAAAGCCCGTCAAATGGGATGTCGCTGCCCCTCCAGGTTTGACCGTGCGGCAGGTGCAGATCGACACCGCCGAAGGGTCCTGGATGAATCTCGACGTCAGCCCCGATGGCAAGACGCTCGCGTTCGATCTGCTTGGCGATATCTACACCCTGCCGGTCAGTGGCGGCACGCCCACCCGCATTGCCGAGGGCCTGCCTTTCGAAACACAGCCACGCTTTTCGCCCGATGGCCGGCGTATCGCCTTCACCTCGGATCGGGGCGGCGGCGACAATATCTGGATCATGAATGCCGACGGCAGCGACAAGCGCCAGTTGACCAAAGAAGACTTCCGCCTACTCAACCAGCCGAGCTGGAGCCCGGATGGCCGCTTCATCGCGGCGAAAAAGCATTTCACCACCGGCCGCTCGCTCGGCACCGGTGAAGTCTGGCTCTACCATGTGTCTGGCGGTGCAGGCGTGCAGTTGGTCAAAAAGCCCAATGAGCAGCACCAGAAGGAATTGGGCGAGCCGATCTATGCCCCCGACGGCAAGAGCATCTATTATACCCGCAACATAACGCCCGGCCCTATTTTCCAATATGCGCAGGACAGCAACGGCCAGATTTTCGACATAGAAAGCTATGATCTGGAGACCGGAAAGACCGAAACCGCGGTTGCAGGTACAGGCGGTTCGGTGCGACCGACGCCATCGCCCGATGGCACGAAGATCGCCTTCGTCCGCCGCGAACGTACCAAGTCGAAGCTCTACGTCAAGGACATGTCCACCGGTGAAGAGCGCAAGATTTACGACGCGCTGGATCAGGATGTGCAGGAAACCTGGGCCGTGACCGGCGTTTATCCCAATATGGACTGGTCGCCCGACAGCAAGAGCATCTATTTCTGGGCGGGTGGCAAGATCCGCAAGGTCGATTGGCCAAGCGGCACGGCAACGGAAATACCCTTCCGCATTGCCGACAGCCGCGATGTCATCGACCCGCCCCGCCCACCGATCGAGGTGGCCCCGGCCAGCTTCAACACCAGCATGCCGCGTGGTGTCATGACGTCGCCCGATGGCCGCACTATAGTATTCGAAACCATGGGCAAGCTTTGGGTCAAGCCCGCATCAGGCGGCGCGCCCAAGCGCCTGACCTCTGCCACCGATGAAATGGAAAGCTACCCCAGCTGGTCGCGCGACGGCAAAAGCATTGCCTATGTCGCCTGGACCGACAAGGGCCTGGGCGACATCCGCACCATCGCCGCATCGGGCGGTGCGCCGCGTAAGGTGACAACGCAACCGGGCCATTATGCCCGCCCGCGCTTTTCGCCCGATGGCCGGACCATTGTCTTTGAAAAGCAGCAGGGCGGCGGCCTGACCTCGCCCGCCCGTTCCGACCAGCCGGGCATCTACCGCGTCGCGACCGCCGGTGGTGCGGTGGTGCGCGTGCAGGACGGCGGGTCCGCCCCGCATTATGGCAGCAGCAACGACCGCATTTTCTACACTGAATCCGGCGCCAACAAGCGCCTTCTGGTTAGCGTCAATCTGGACGGTGAAGCCAAACGCACCCATGCGAGCGGCGAGCTGACGACCTTGTACGAAGTGTCGCCCGACGGCACCAATTTCGCCTTCCGCCAAAATTACGAGGCCTTTGCCATGCCGCTGATGCCCGGCACGCAAGAGGTCGGCGCAAGCCCTTCCGGCGGGCCGCTTCCCGTCACGCGGGTCAGCAATGGCGGCGCGGACTATATGCATTGGAGCAATGGCGGCGCGACGCTCAACTGGGCGATGGGTCCGGTGGTCTATGCCGCGCAAACCAGCGCCTTCTTCCCCTCCGCCCCGCTCGCCAAGGATGCGAAGCCTACAAAGTTCGAGCCGCCCAAAACCGGCATTTCGCTGTCCATGCCGGTCAAGGCCGACCGCCCCACCGGTCTGGTCGCCTTCACCGGCGCGCGCATTGTGACGATGGCGGACAAGAGCGGCGGGATCATCGACAATGGCGTCGTGCTCGTCGAAAATGACCGCATCAAGGCGGTCGGCAAGGCGGGCGAGATTGCCATTCCGGCTGGTGCCAAGACCGTCGACGTCGCGGGCAAGACGATCATCCCCGGACTGGTCGATGCCCACGCCCATGGCCCGCACGGCAGCGATGAAATGACGCCGCAGCAAAATTGGGTGAATATGCTCAATCTCGCCTTTGGCGTGACGACGCGGCACGACCCGTCGAGCAGCGCGGCGACCGTGTTCCCCGCGCTGGAAATGCAGCGGGCTGGGTTGATCATCGGTCCACGTTCCTTCTCGACCGGCGAGATTGTTTATGGAGCCAAAGCCGCCGACGTCTATGCGGAGATCAACAGCCTCGACGATGCGCTGGCCCATGTCCGCCGCCTGAAAGCGCAAGGCGCGCACAGCGTGAAAAACTACAACCAGCCCCGCCGCGAACAACGGCAACAGGTCGTGGCCGCCGCCTTGCAGGAAAATATGCGCTCTGTGGCCGAAGGCGGCTCGCTGTTCGGGATGGACATGAATCTGGTCGCGGATGGCAACACCACGCTCGAACATAATGTGCCGCTGGATGTCTTTTACGACGATGTGGTCCAATTCTATTCCAAGACGAAGGTTGGCTACACCCCGACGCTGGTCGTTACCTATGGTGGCCCTGCGGGTGACCCCTATTGGCGCTCGCACACCGATGTGTTCCGCCATCCGTTGATGGCGAAACATTATCCGCCCGCCGAACTCGCCGCGAACAATGCCCGGCGTGAGCTCGCCCCGGAAGAGGATTATGTCGACGACAACAACGCACGCGAGGCGCACAAGCTGGCCAAGGCCGGTGTGCCCGTCTCGATCGGCGCGCACGGGCAAGAGGCCGGCATCGCCGCCCATTGGGAGATATGGTCTTTCGTGCGGGGCGGCATGTCCCCGGTCGAGGCGCTTGCCGCAGGGACCATCGAATCCGCCCGCTCGCTCGGCTATGACCGGGATGTGGGATCGCTGGAGGCCGGAAAGCTCGCCGACCTTGTCATCCTCGACGGCGACCCCACCGCCGACATCCGCAACAGCGAAAAGGTCGCAAAAGTCATGATCGGTGGCCGCCTCTTTGACGCCGCCACGCTGAACGAGGAAGTCACCGGCACCCGCAAACGCCTACCCTATTATTGGGAGTAA
- a CDS encoding beta strand repeat-containing protein — protein sequence MLITKKAYLAAALTSASLAALAMPTSAWAQATPNVTDECAPAIESSAGLNPEAFDPVTGAPLNAGDIIPDAVQCGIGATASGNGALAIGNGANAAFADSTVIGTDASAAARNATAIGARAQALFENSVAIGADSIANEDGTVSFGKAADPVTGLGGVTRRLTNVANGTAATDAVNVGQLNAAVLGVVAGVNPLVSFDTTTGPVAAFVSAGSNAMAIGSGSEAAGGDSVAVGKATVATGDFSVALGSDSLAQGNESVALGNKAKAESDRSTAVGASAEVTDLFSSAVGAFAKADGVRATAFGDGALSEGLQTLAVGSDAKVNATDRGIAIGGFANVAAGATGSIALGADSNVAAGVFDAVAIGSDAVADRANTVSFGAGVDAVAGVPVVKERQLVNVAAGTAATDAVNKGQLDAATVDDAFIAISAPVGSTVATAANTGAIAIGVGTEANGLQSTAMGNFAKANEVNSVALGSTANAGLTVSTATPLAGTALGVKATVRGAANNSVALGFGAIAEEADVVSVGGGPNVLPNEGPATRKIVNVTAGTAATDAVNKAQLDGSFTAANTDLTGVIDGRFDITANSTFSNAVEGVVSALGIGGAGNAFVDVNPDVVGGVVSADADASVAGSVAIGGAATASAANSVALGEGSVADVADTVSVGNATLKRKIVNVADGSANSDAATVGQLNTATAVNKFVGIDRTNFTANSIVGTDAVALGAGTNAAGLRSVAIGNGSITASGDTDVVSFGGSDKPGGAVGEKLTRRLTNVAAGTGDNDATNLGQVKLLIANAGVGGGVVVPANVFVAVKEVAGAAPAEAAVAGTIALGGGSKATLAGAVAVGEGATASAGNAAAFGAGANVGANALNSVALGSGSVASEANAVSIGSGKTGDAFATRKLVNVTAGTADTDAVNVAQLNAVKSDLKLATDDIGILKGDVLALKNAANTGGAGGGFLAVKPATGAAAAVADKDGAIALGGNALAATENAVAIGTGATAKDGAAVSIGLGNTASGNGAVAIGDPNTATGQGAVALGFTNTATGLAAVALGSESQAVGDSAFAQGNKAKAVGVSAIALGEGAVAQLDPARPLPTGANADSNIAIGRGSLANAQTTIAIGNGAIANDEDATVVGDKSQAGFHATAIGGEVIASGRGSQAFGWQTNATGNLSTALGFRANAVGGSAITVGANTRAEGASATAIGAGATANFANSTAIGTGAVTTRADQIVLGRKAVTANGVTTPGTSVTIADIAASTAAQSGPTDVMTVDAFGTIGRDPSIRASISTLNGQVANLQKGQEELFDLVSFNRKEARRGIAAASALTAAPMPSEPGKTSFVAGTAFYRGEGAFSMSFNHRLNLDIPVAFGGGFAHSGGKDTVVRAHVATEF from the coding sequence ATGTTGATCACGAAAAAAGCATATCTGGCAGCCGCGCTCACCAGCGCGAGTCTCGCCGCACTAGCCATGCCGACCAGTGCTTGGGCTCAGGCTACGCCGAATGTAACCGACGAATGTGCGCCTGCAATAGAGTCTTCTGCGGGTTTGAATCCGGAGGCATTTGATCCGGTAACTGGCGCGCCTTTGAATGCAGGTGACATAATTCCTGACGCCGTTCAGTGCGGAATTGGGGCGACCGCATCTGGTAACGGGGCCTTGGCAATCGGTAATGGTGCTAACGCCGCTTTCGCTGATTCAACTGTAATTGGTACCGATGCAAGTGCAGCCGCACGAAATGCCACCGCCATCGGCGCACGCGCGCAGGCGCTTTTTGAAAACAGTGTTGCAATCGGTGCGGATTCCATCGCAAATGAAGATGGCACAGTGTCCTTTGGTAAGGCCGCTGATCCCGTCACAGGTCTAGGGGGTGTAACCCGCAGACTAACTAACGTCGCTAACGGCACCGCAGCAACCGATGCTGTCAACGTTGGGCAGTTGAATGCCGCGGTGCTTGGGGTGGTCGCGGGCGTAAATCCGCTTGTTTCTTTCGATACAACCACGGGTCCTGTCGCTGCGTTCGTCAGCGCTGGTTCGAACGCCATGGCCATTGGCAGTGGATCGGAAGCTGCGGGTGGTGATTCGGTCGCTGTTGGTAAAGCAACAGTTGCTACGGGCGATTTCTCCGTCGCTTTAGGAAGTGATTCATTAGCTCAGGGTAATGAATCAGTGGCCTTGGGAAACAAAGCTAAAGCGGAAAGCGATCGCTCGACGGCGGTCGGCGCTTCTGCTGAGGTTACTGACCTTTTTTCATCCGCAGTAGGTGCGTTTGCGAAGGCTGATGGTGTAAGGGCCACGGCCTTTGGTGACGGAGCTCTGTCCGAAGGTCTTCAAACACTTGCTGTGGGCTCTGATGCCAAAGTAAATGCGACCGACCGGGGCATTGCCATAGGTGGATTTGCCAATGTGGCGGCTGGTGCAACCGGGTCTATTGCCCTGGGTGCTGACTCGAACGTTGCTGCTGGGGTATTTGATGCCGTCGCCATTGGTTCTGATGCCGTTGCGGATCGTGCAAATACCGTTTCATTCGGTGCTGGGGTTGATGCAGTTGCGGGCGTACCCGTGGTCAAAGAACGTCAATTGGTCAACGTGGCCGCTGGCACCGCCGCAACCGATGCGGTAAACAAGGGGCAGTTGGATGCCGCGACGGTTGATGATGCTTTTATTGCGATAAGTGCCCCAGTGGGATCTACAGTCGCTACAGCAGCAAACACCGGAGCAATCGCGATCGGTGTCGGAACGGAAGCGAATGGGCTACAATCAACCGCAATGGGTAATTTTGCAAAAGCCAATGAGGTAAATTCAGTCGCGTTAGGTTCGACAGCTAATGCAGGCCTGACTGTATCGACGGCGACTCCATTGGCTGGAACTGCCCTTGGCGTTAAAGCGACGGTGCGGGGGGCCGCGAACAATTCCGTTGCTTTGGGCTTTGGTGCCATTGCAGAAGAGGCGGATGTGGTTTCCGTTGGCGGCGGACCCAATGTACTACCTAATGAAGGCCCCGCCACGCGCAAAATTGTGAATGTGACGGCGGGCACCGCCGCAACCGACGCTGTGAACAAGGCGCAGTTGGACGGCAGCTTTACCGCTGCGAACACCGACCTTACCGGGGTGATTGACGGTCGGTTTGACATCACTGCAAACTCGACATTTTCCAATGCTGTGGAAGGCGTGGTTTCGGCATTAGGGATTGGTGGCGCAGGCAATGCCTTTGTCGATGTTAATCCAGACGTCGTTGGTGGTGTTGTTTCGGCGGATGCGGATGCATCGGTTGCAGGCAGCGTTGCCATTGGCGGCGCAGCGACGGCCTCGGCGGCCAACAGCGTTGCCTTGGGTGAAGGTTCGGTGGCGGATGTTGCCGACACCGTTTCGGTGGGTAATGCCACGCTGAAGCGTAAGATCGTGAACGTAGCTGATGGTTCGGCCAACTCCGATGCGGCAACGGTAGGCCAATTGAATACGGCGACAGCGGTCAACAAATTTGTCGGCATTGACCGCACCAATTTCACCGCTAACAGCATCGTGGGCACCGACGCAGTCGCCTTGGGTGCCGGAACCAACGCCGCCGGGCTACGCTCGGTCGCCATCGGCAACGGGTCGATCACCGCGTCGGGCGATACCGATGTAGTTTCATTCGGGGGCAGTGATAAGCCCGGCGGCGCAGTCGGTGAAAAACTGACCCGCAGGTTGACAAATGTGGCGGCGGGCACCGGCGACAATGATGCCACCAATCTGGGTCAGGTCAAATTACTTATCGCAAATGCCGGTGTTGGTGGTGGGGTTGTTGTGCCAGCCAATGTCTTTGTGGCGGTAAAGGAAGTCGCCGGTGCGGCCCCTGCGGAAGCGGCGGTTGCAGGCACGATCGCCCTTGGAGGCGGGTCGAAAGCGACCCTGGCAGGTGCGGTAGCAGTTGGTGAGGGTGCAACCGCATCGGCAGGAAATGCGGCTGCATTCGGTGCTGGTGCAAATGTTGGTGCAAATGCGCTCAACAGTGTTGCATTGGGATCGGGGTCAGTCGCAAGTGAAGCCAATGCGGTGTCGATCGGTTCGGGCAAGACGGGCGATGCGTTCGCCACACGCAAACTGGTAAACGTTACCGCAGGCACTGCAGACACCGATGCAGTCAATGTAGCACAATTGAATGCCGTAAAAAGTGACCTTAAATTGGCCACCGATGACATTGGCATCCTTAAGGGTGATGTGCTGGCACTCAAAAATGCTGCCAATACTGGTGGCGCAGGTGGCGGTTTCCTCGCAGTAAAGCCCGCGACGGGTGCTGCTGCCGCGGTTGCGGATAAGGATGGCGCGATCGCGCTTGGCGGCAATGCACTAGCCGCAACCGAAAATGCGGTGGCAATCGGTACGGGCGCAACGGCCAAGGACGGCGCGGCTGTCTCCATCGGTCTGGGCAATACCGCTTCAGGCAATGGTGCGGTTGCCATTGGCGATCCCAACACCGCCACCGGCCAAGGTGCGGTTGCATTGGGCTTCACCAACACCGCCACCGGCCTTGCCGCGGTTGCGCTGGGTTCGGAAAGCCAGGCCGTCGGTGACAGCGCCTTTGCACAGGGTAATAAGGCAAAAGCTGTAGGCGTATCAGCCATCGCACTAGGTGAAGGCGCTGTTGCGCAACTTGATCCTGCACGTCCTTTGCCAACAGGCGCCAACGCTGACTCAAACATTGCCATCGGGCGCGGATCGCTTGCCAACGCTCAAACAACCATTGCTATCGGTAATGGTGCAATCGCGAATGACGAAGACGCAACAGTAGTCGGCGACAAATCGCAAGCAGGCTTTCACGCCACGGCCATTGGCGGTGAAGTGATCGCCAGCGGTCGTGGTTCGCAAGCTTTTGGTTGGCAGACTAACGCTACAGGTAATCTCTCGACGGCACTCGGCTTCCGGGCGAACGCGGTAGGCGGTAGCGCGATCACGGTCGGTGCCAATACCCGAGCAGAGGGCGCGAGTGCCACCGCGATCGGGGCAGGGGCTACGGCAAACTTCGCCAACAGCACAGCAATCGGAACGGGTGCAGTAACCACCCGTGCGGATCAGATCGTTCTGGGTCGCAAGGCGGTCACCGCAAATGGCGTAACCACGCCTGGCACCTCGGTTACCATCGCCGACATCGCTGCCAGCACGGCGGCGCAATCGGGTCCTACCGATGTCATGACTGTTGATGCTTTTGGTACGATCGGGCGGGATCCGTCGATCCGCGCGTCGATTTCGACGCTCAATGGCCAGGTTGCAAACCTGCAGAAGGGTCAGGAAGAGCTGTTCGACTTGGTAAGCTTCAACCGCAAGGAAGCGCGCCGTGGTATTGCGGCGGCCTCGGCCTTGACCGCGGCACCCATGCCGTCCGAACCGGGCAAAACCTCGTTCGTCGCTGGCACGGCCTTCTACCGCGGTGAAGGTGCCTTCAGCATGTCGTTCAACCACCGCCTGAATCTGGACATTCCGGTGGCTTTCGGCGGCGGCTTTGCGCACTCCGGCGGAAAGGATACCGTTGTCCGTGCGCACGTGGCAACCGAGTTCTAA
- a CDS encoding PilZ domain-containing protein, translating into MLEAAAAEPDIQVVERRASARHIAVMLIAKLSCADTQTICRIRNISSMGARIETNMALKQGALLALELRSDLKMTGRVMWAKDGNAGIQFDAAIDVSRFLMRSESRIDRRKPRPPRYQCAANVVLVTDGGCFSCSMFDIGLSGAGLCDLPPRTKLRAGHVVKLIADGISSHHATVAWTDGDRAGIKFRHPLKYTELQEWLLDYASPHAPLGAVQPDTAGVAYPTRIAH; encoded by the coding sequence ATGCTAGAAGCCGCAGCAGCCGAACCCGACATTCAGGTCGTGGAACGCCGTGCCAGCGCGCGGCATATCGCCGTCATGCTGATTGCCAAATTATCGTGCGCCGACACCCAGACCATCTGCCGCATCCGCAACATCTCGTCGATGGGCGCCCGAATTGAGACGAACATGGCGCTCAAACAGGGGGCGCTGTTGGCGCTGGAACTGCGGTCCGACCTGAAGATGACCGGTCGGGTCATGTGGGCCAAGGATGGCAATGCAGGCATACAGTTCGATGCGGCAATCGACGTATCGCGCTTTCTGATGCGTTCGGAAAGCCGGATTGATCGCCGTAAGCCAAGACCGCCACGCTACCAATGCGCGGCCAATGTGGTCCTTGTGACCGATGGCGGCTGCTTTTCCTGCTCGATGTTCGATATCGGCTTGTCCGGCGCGGGCCTGTGCGACCTGCCACCCCGGACCAAGTTGCGCGCAGGCCATGTCGTCAAGCTGATCGCCGACGGCATATCCTCGCACCACGCAACCGTCGCCTGGACCGACGGCGACCGCGCGGGCATCAAATTCCGCCACCCGCTGAAATATACCGAGCTGCAGGAATGGTTGCTGGATTACGCCAGCCCGCACGCACCGCTTGGCGCAGTGCAGCCGGACACCGCGGGCGTCGCCTACCCCACCCGCATCGCGCATTAA
- a CDS encoding DUF2339 domain-containing protein, which translates to MTIALLFLGLFGLGFILHLTRADMRFLHRRITELEERIALLSVAPSPDQGSDLVAAPTRVAAKARRTAVVTSVPVTPKPAASVSPPPPLPPPVPSDPEEDEPQPSRFADISFESLIGGKLPIWVGGISLVFAGFFLVRYTIEAGLFGPGARSVTATIFALAMIAMSELGGRLPKVGASFTADPRIAQSLAGAAVATLYGTLYMAAEIYGLLGVGTAFALVVVTTIIAFTLSMRHGPPTALMGLVGGFAAPWVAGLGASNLPTLLLYLAVFMAALFGLAVWRRWLWLLVLASGGGLAWSFAMLATANGDLGLLGGFIAVTGGGAILAAKRFDDGNGPWAYLARYAPMALALVQLIMLMPKMDFSVLSWIFYFAVSALAILLAWRDKLLFPLVALALVLAIGPLSLAWDEAGASSSNIAMTLAVAALFGIAGHVRGRSSDEMALGWIMVGLFAPLLCWFTAFLSHSSDSDYVWAGLALLCAAPAVWTAWEWHAKPRNSAVQPWATGAAALMLWVAAILSIDSDWSASYSAVVALGVAAWARITGGKWEERLLWIPLGMAMLLACGYSYRFFGAIGASLSGEGAVLKYLPAVGAGLRETLLPSLLIAAVAWTPVFAAGRRTRALALALGGAGVAAVIWLLAKQVAAIVSPSDFIRLGFAERAVFTQMIFAAGWLSLRQHARQPDWPYVRMAGLFLVGLGLFRVIWFDLALHNPALDPQAVGPVPVANLLTGHFALVAMWLWLIAREGSEHLRVPVQCSSLAMMVITTLGSIRQAVQGSLVSGAGIETGENYLYSAGLLALSIVWLFLGISRASKLLRIAGLVLLTVVTLKVFLVDAAALTGVLRILSFLGLGIALIGIGWAYGRVMGLSVPGTEAAEAPERR; encoded by the coding sequence TTGACGATCGCACTTCTATTTTTGGGTCTATTCGGTCTCGGGTTCATATTGCATCTGACCCGGGCAGATATGCGATTTCTGCACCGGCGCATTACCGAATTGGAAGAGCGGATTGCCCTGCTTTCCGTGGCACCTTCGCCGGATCAGGGTTCCGATCTGGTTGCTGCCCCGACGCGCGTAGCGGCCAAGGCGCGACGGACGGCGGTCGTGACGAGTGTGCCGGTGACCCCAAAGCCCGCGGCTTCAGTATCTCCGCCTCCGCCGTTACCCCCACCGGTTCCTTCAGATCCGGAGGAAGACGAGCCGCAGCCTTCCCGGTTTGCCGATATCAGCTTTGAATCGCTGATTGGCGGCAAGCTGCCTATCTGGGTCGGCGGTATTTCGCTGGTCTTCGCCGGATTTTTCCTCGTTCGTTACACCATAGAGGCCGGGCTATTCGGTCCCGGCGCACGCTCGGTAACCGCAACAATTTTCGCGCTGGCAATGATAGCGATGAGCGAATTGGGCGGACGGTTGCCGAAGGTCGGTGCGTCGTTCACGGCCGATCCCCGGATAGCGCAGAGCCTCGCCGGGGCGGCGGTCGCGACACTTTATGGCACCTTATATATGGCGGCCGAGATTTATGGATTATTGGGGGTCGGCACCGCCTTCGCCCTTGTTGTGGTTACCACGATCATCGCCTTCACTCTTTCAATGCGGCACGGACCACCGACCGCGCTGATGGGTTTGGTTGGAGGTTTTGCCGCACCTTGGGTGGCAGGTCTGGGGGCCAGCAATCTGCCCACATTGCTGCTATATCTCGCGGTGTTCATGGCCGCGCTTTTCGGCCTTGCGGTTTGGCGGCGCTGGTTGTGGCTTTTGGTGCTGGCGTCGGGGGGCGGTCTCGCGTGGAGCTTTGCGATGCTGGCCACCGCCAATGGCGACCTTGGCCTGCTGGGCGGGTTCATTGCGGTGACCGGCGGTGGGGCGATCTTGGCGGCCAAGCGCTTTGACGATGGAAACGGCCCATGGGCCTATCTCGCGCGCTATGCACCAATGGCGCTCGCGCTGGTGCAGCTCATCATGCTCATGCCCAAAATGGATTTTTCGGTCTTGAGCTGGATATTCTATTTCGCGGTGTCGGCGCTCGCCATTTTGCTTGCGTGGCGTGACAAGCTGCTGTTCCCGTTGGTGGCCTTGGCGCTGGTGCTGGCCATCGGCCCGCTCAGCCTCGCATGGGACGAAGCTGGCGCGTCCAGTTCCAATATCGCCATGACCCTTGCTGTTGCCGCGCTGTTCGGCATTGCCGGCCATGTGCGTGGCCGATCGTCAGACGAGATGGCGCTCGGATGGATCATGGTCGGCCTGTTTGCGCCACTTTTATGCTGGTTCACGGCCTTTCTCTCGCACAGCAGCGATTCGGATTATGTCTGGGCGGGGCTCGCGTTGCTGTGTGCGGCGCCTGCGGTTTGGACGGCGTGGGAATGGCATGCGAAGCCGCGCAATTCTGCCGTGCAGCCTTGGGCCACAGGCGCGGCTGCGCTCATGCTGTGGGTGGCGGCAATATTGTCGATCGATAGTGACTGGTCGGCCAGTTACAGCGCGGTCGTCGCCCTTGGGGTCGCTGCATGGGCGCGCATCACGGGCGGCAAATGGGAAGAACGGCTGCTTTGGATTCCGCTCGGCATGGCGATGCTTTTGGCGTGCGGCTACTCCTACCGCTTTTTCGGCGCCATCGGCGCATCACTATCCGGTGAAGGGGCAGTGCTGAAATATCTGCCTGCTGTCGGCGCGGGCTTGCGCGAGACATTGTTGCCCAGCTTGCTGATCGCCGCAGTGGCGTGGACGCCGGTCTTTGCGGCCGGCCGCAGGACACGGGCTCTCGCGCTCGCCTTGGGTGGAGCCGGGGTGGCGGCTGTCATCTGGTTGTTGGCAAAGCAGGTCGCGGCTATTGTTTCGCCGTCCGATTTCATCCGCCTCGGTTTTGCCGAGCGGGCGGTGTTCACGCAAATGATCTTCGCAGCCGGCTGGCTGTCGCTGCGCCAGCATGCCCGGCAGCCCGACTGGCCCTATGTACGCATGGCCGGACTGTTTCTGGTTGGTCTCGGCCTGTTCCGCGTGATCTGGTTCGATCTTGCCCTGCACAATCCTGCGCTGGACCCGCAGGCCGTAGGCCCTGTACCGGTCGCGAATTTGCTGACCGGCCATTTCGCGCTCGTCGCGATGTGGCTCTGGCTGATCGCCCGCGAGGGTTCGGAACATTTGCGCGTGCCGGTGCAATGCTCGAGCCTTGCCATGATGGTGATCACGACCTTGGGTTCCATCCGGCAGGCCGTGCAGGGTAGCTTGGTGTCCGGGGCCGGCATCGAAACCGGGGAGAATTATCTCTATTCCGCAGGCCTGCTGGCGCTGTCTATCGTCTGGCTCTTCCTTGGCATTTCCCGAGCGTCCAAATTGCTGCGGATCGCCGGTCTTGTTCTGCTGACGGTGGTGACCCTGAAGGTATTTCTGGTCGATGCGGCGGCGTTAACGGGCGTACTGCGGATCCTGTCGTTCCTCGGCCTTGGCATAGCCTTGATCGGGATCGGCTGGGCCTATGGACGGGTGATGGGACTGTCGGTTCCCGGCACCGAAGCGGCCGAAGCGCCCGAACGCCGATAG